A genomic region of Chloracidobacterium sp. contains the following coding sequences:
- a CDS encoding enoyl-CoA hydratase/isomerase family protein, with amino-acid sequence MSFETIRINENYDGQVIELALNMPPANILSARMMGEISRFMRQQRHNDKLKLIVFKGDGKDFCFGASVEEHTADQVTAMLPKFHNTIGEILGYPVPTLAQVTGYCLGGGFELALACSFIVADETAKFSVPEIRLGVFPPVAAVLLPYLAKSAVTVRMIITGTMLDAVGLREAGLAALVADKGDIQAAVDAFIKEEIVPKSSSSLRFAHQAARLSLVRHYRGLIKDMEKLYLNELMKTHDANEGIHSFLEKRSPVWTGN; translated from the coding sequence TTGAGCTTCGAGACCATAAGAATCAATGAGAACTATGACGGTCAGGTGATTGAGTTGGCACTCAATATGCCGCCCGCGAATATTCTTTCCGCCCGTATGATGGGTGAGATATCGCGCTTCATGCGCCAGCAACGACACAATGACAAGCTCAAACTAATTGTTTTCAAGGGAGATGGCAAAGATTTCTGCTTTGGTGCTTCTGTCGAAGAGCATACAGCTGATCAGGTAACAGCGATGCTGCCGAAGTTTCACAATACGATCGGGGAGATCCTTGGGTATCCCGTGCCGACCCTGGCCCAGGTTACCGGCTATTGTTTGGGCGGTGGTTTTGAACTGGCACTGGCCTGCAGTTTCATTGTTGCAGATGAGACTGCGAAGTTTTCGGTACCTGAGATTCGTCTTGGAGTCTTTCCTCCGGTTGCCGCTGTATTGTTGCCATATTTGGCCAAGAGTGCGGTCACCGTGCGAATGATAATCACCGGTACTATGCTCGACGCCGTTGGGCTGAGAGAGGCAGGACTTGCAGCACTCGTTGCCGACAAAGGCGACATTCAGGCAGCGGTTGACGCATTTATCAAAGAAGAGATCGTACCCAAGAGTTCATCAAGTTTGCGTTTTGCTCATCAAGCAGCGAGGTTGTCACTCGTACGCCACTATCGGGGACTGATAAAGGACATGGAGAAGCTGTATCTGAATGAACTAATGAAGACCCACGATGCGAATGAGGGGATTCATTCATTTCTCGAAAAACGCAGCCCCGTTTGGACGGGTAATTGA
- a CDS encoding TetR family transcriptional regulator — MDEILKRSAELMAKQGYHGTSMRDLAGTTGHSLSGLYHYLESKDDLLFKINERGFTALLQRARSISQQDTLPGEKLEAIIRNHIEFFSNHLNEMRVMMFGTQDIDRKRGRIIGKLKDDYASIVTQVVAGYLERASERRFTASEISRKTYLLFGMMNWIYGWYSKNEHGPANELATDIYTTFTKGCAGNGPHGQVANAQKGTGEHSDAS; from the coding sequence TTGGATGAGATCCTGAAAAGATCCGCAGAGCTCATGGCAAAACAAGGGTATCACGGGACCAGCATGCGTGATCTAGCGGGAACCACAGGACACAGTTTGTCGGGCCTATACCACTACCTAGAGAGTAAAGATGATCTGTTGTTCAAAATAAACGAACGTGGATTTACGGCTCTTTTACAGAGGGCGCGAAGCATATCGCAACAGGACACTCTTCCGGGGGAGAAGCTCGAAGCGATTATCCGCAACCATATAGAGTTTTTCAGTAACCATCTGAATGAAATGCGGGTGATGATGTTCGGTACCCAGGATATTGATAGAAAACGCGGTAGGATCATTGGCAAACTCAAGGATGACTATGCATCGATCGTTACTCAGGTGGTTGCGGGGTATCTGGAAAGAGCGTCAGAACGAAGGTTTACGGCGTCCGAGATCAGCCGGAAGACTTATCTGCTATTTGGAATGATGAACTGGATCTACGGCTGGTATTCGAAGAACGAGCATGGCCCGGCCAACGAACTTGCCACCGATATTTACACCACCTTTACAAAAGGGTGTGCCGGAAACGGCCCGCACGGCCAAGTCGCAAACGCTCAGAAAGGGACAGGAGAACACTCAGATGCGAGTTGA
- a CDS encoding 2-dehydropantoate 2-reductase yields MHIIRSDIHLGEFTRNVGSLFLDNRERLCAEPAAAERVGDRFRYWTWERITQDVILTIDYLLKSGLEPDDPENNRVAFIAGNSYQRLVCEMAVMSCGLISVPIFAKYPPPLMSGLLRFSDVNLLITDVPDEVVGLDNLPETILVLKSENLATRNDKGYQIDFFEDMLGHSIDPEAKARVECLMRAVDPSTMALIMYTSGTSGFPKGVQLSHGNLMSQQRALQILWKPEPAMRFLSYLPWHHSFGGLFERFFAIHSGGCLAIDDSQGKDVDRLLENFKRIKPHIYFSVPRIYQEIANRIRSGKVAEEDFFHDELQFVFTAAAPLPISTSDIFKAKQIPVVEGWGLTETSPCCTLTGFDLERKSGVVGFPIPGVALTLGGDNEILVQGPNVMSGYFRNPEATKKAFNEEGWFKTGDIGDLTPDGVKIISRKERMFKLDSGEKIFPAELEDDVNNRCCYIKHSYVFGHGRTHPFMLVFPNKDCIGAEFDTETSRNECSHPRHLNALSNCLGKCIRHLNERRDTTFLNIKEALLIDRELSLENNELTPSFKLIPGSIEEHFSDYINAMLERRYDDLPSDAQVIAIEPLPCERLEGHLLSKAQQVAIENLHYAVIGTGPVGRVLAAHLHKSGRQVSVLCHFDEQKRQLDHRPIFVSGELQAEEQLHNVYTDLAQLIAKKPDVVLICTKNVDSAALLEQIKTLDVPDEMLFVSCQNGLDVEEQIIRLFGPGRALRMVLNMGCGLIDESEIRVSFSMKHFISDVESVNSHLIQQIAKDLSSADFPMEADETYRVWVFKKALLNSSLGSVCALTRQTMGFVMGQPDLRELVRQMLDEGIRIAAAMDIPIGAEFIQEAMAYLDSGGEHKPSILIDIEKGRKTENDYHCGKLVEYAKKYGVNITVTPIVYSLIKTLEIRR; encoded by the coding sequence ATGCATATAATCAGATCCGACATACATCTAGGTGAGTTCACCAGGAACGTTGGTTCGCTTTTCCTGGACAACCGCGAGCGATTGTGTGCGGAACCCGCTGCGGCTGAACGTGTCGGCGATCGTTTTCGGTATTGGACCTGGGAGCGAATTACTCAGGATGTGATCCTGACGATCGACTACCTGTTAAAAAGCGGTCTGGAACCGGATGATCCTGAAAACAATCGAGTTGCTTTTATTGCTGGTAATAGCTATCAGCGATTGGTTTGCGAGATGGCGGTGATGAGTTGTGGGCTGATCAGTGTGCCCATTTTTGCCAAATATCCTCCGCCATTGATGTCAGGATTGCTGCGTTTTTCAGATGTTAACCTGCTCATTACAGATGTGCCGGATGAGGTCGTCGGTCTTGATAACCTGCCCGAGACGATATTGGTGCTGAAATCTGAGAACTTGGCAACCCGGAATGACAAGGGTTACCAGATCGATTTCTTTGAGGACATGTTGGGACATTCGATCGATCCGGAAGCTAAGGCCCGGGTTGAATGTCTAATGCGAGCCGTTGATCCGTCAACGATGGCTCTTATCATGTATACGTCGGGCACTAGCGGTTTCCCGAAAGGTGTGCAGCTCAGCCACGGCAATCTGATGTCTCAGCAAAGGGCCTTGCAGATACTCTGGAAGCCGGAACCGGCAATGCGCTTCCTGTCTTACCTTCCCTGGCATCACAGCTTCGGTGGATTGTTTGAGAGATTCTTTGCCATTCACTCGGGTGGCTGCCTGGCAATCGATGATTCTCAGGGTAAAGATGTCGATAGATTACTCGAGAACTTCAAGCGTATTAAGCCCCACATCTATTTTAGTGTGCCGAGAATCTACCAGGAGATCGCGAACCGTATTAGATCTGGCAAGGTGGCAGAAGAAGACTTCTTTCATGACGAACTTCAGTTTGTCTTCACCGCCGCCGCACCATTGCCGATCAGTACGTCGGATATTTTTAAGGCGAAACAGATTCCTGTTGTTGAGGGATGGGGCCTGACAGAAACCTCGCCGTGCTGCACGCTTACAGGTTTTGATCTCGAACGTAAGTCGGGCGTTGTTGGTTTTCCAATTCCGGGAGTTGCTCTAACGCTAGGTGGAGACAATGAAATTCTCGTGCAGGGGCCTAACGTAATGAGCGGTTACTTTAGGAATCCCGAAGCGACGAAGAAAGCCTTCAATGAGGAAGGGTGGTTCAAGACCGGTGATATCGGTGATCTCACACCGGACGGCGTCAAGATCATTTCGCGTAAGGAACGCATGTTCAAACTCGACAGTGGCGAGAAAATATTTCCTGCCGAGCTAGAAGATGATGTGAATAACCGCTGTTGTTATATCAAGCATTCTTATGTGTTTGGTCATGGCCGGACGCATCCGTTCATGCTGGTTTTTCCCAACAAGGACTGCATTGGTGCCGAGTTTGATACGGAGACGTCGCGTAACGAATGTTCGCATCCGCGACATCTGAATGCACTGTCAAATTGCTTGGGCAAATGTATCAGGCACTTAAACGAGAGGAGGGATACGACCTTTCTGAATATTAAGGAAGCTCTACTCATCGACCGCGAATTAAGCCTTGAGAACAATGAACTAACCCCTTCGTTTAAGCTGATTCCCGGCAGTATTGAGGAGCATTTCAGCGACTACATCAATGCGATGTTGGAACGCAGGTATGATGATCTCCCAAGCGATGCACAGGTTATCGCGATCGAACCGTTGCCTTGTGAACGGCTAGAAGGTCATCTTTTGTCTAAGGCTCAGCAAGTAGCGATCGAAAATCTGCATTATGCCGTTATCGGAACTGGTCCGGTAGGGAGGGTTTTGGCGGCTCACCTCCACAAATCAGGCCGTCAGGTGTCGGTGCTTTGCCATTTCGATGAGCAGAAACGCCAACTCGATCACAGGCCGATCTTTGTATCGGGAGAACTCCAGGCTGAAGAACAACTGCACAACGTTTACACGGATCTTGCGCAGCTCATTGCCAAGAAACCTGATGTTGTCCTTATTTGTACAAAGAATGTTGACTCTGCGGCGCTGTTGGAACAGATCAAGACATTGGACGTACCCGATGAGATGTTGTTTGTCTCATGCCAGAACGGACTGGACGTCGAGGAACAGATCATAAGACTGTTCGGGCCGGGAAGGGCCCTTCGTATGGTTCTGAATATGGGGTGTGGATTGATCGATGAGAGTGAGATTCGCGTGAGTTTCTCGATGAAACATTTCATTTCAGATGTTGAGTCGGTCAATTCACATCTGATCCAGCAGATCGCAAAAGATCTGTCGAGCGCTGATTTCCCCATGGAGGCAGACGAAACTTACCGTGTGTGGGTGTTTAAGAAGGCCCTGCTGAACTCATCGCTTGGCAGTGTCTGCGCTCTGACACGCCAAACCATGGGTTTTGTGATGGGCCAGCCAGACTTGAGAGAACTCGTCAGACAGATGTTGGATGAGGGCATCAGGATCGCAGCCGCAATGGACATTCCTATCGGTGCGGAGTTCATTCAAGAAGCCATGGCCTATCTAGACAGTGGGGGTGAACATAAACCGTCAATTCTGATCGATATCGAGAAAGGCCGGAAAACGGAGAATGATTATCACTGTGGAAAATTGGTTGAATACGCCAAAAAGTATGGCGTCAATATTACGGTGACCCCGATCGTATATTCGCTAATTAAAACCTTGGAGATCAGACGATGA
- the oah gene encoding 6-oxocyclohex-1-ene-1-carbonyl-CoA hydratase, producing MKNHHILDGYEYQSINVEKRPLLDDSGELVNGLYNFWIILNNPSQLNSYTTLAIKEVILAFREASCDRSVVAVVFTAVGERAFCTGGNTKEYAEYYSGNPQEYKQYMRLFNDMVTGILLCDKPVINRVNGLRVGGGQEIGMACDYSIAADTARFGQAGPKHGSAPDGGSTDFLHLFVGINNAIESCSLCELWSAHAAVRLGLVNKIVPVMKDRNGKFISNPLVCTEAYDTWGNPSYGAFKVGEEGQAAKKIASECEIDLTLLDQETERFAHRLSLTMPDCLTKTLESLRKKKLEHWQRNSETNRSWLALNMMTEARAGFRAFNEGPKNNREVDFLKLRRALANATPWDDALINEIMPV from the coding sequence ATGAAGAATCATCACATTTTGGATGGCTACGAATACCAAAGCATCAATGTGGAGAAGCGACCATTGCTGGATGACAGCGGTGAGCTCGTCAATGGTCTATATAATTTCTGGATCATTCTGAACAATCCGTCTCAACTCAACTCTTATACCACTTTGGCGATAAAGGAAGTGATCCTCGCCTTTCGAGAAGCATCATGCGACCGAAGCGTGGTCGCCGTTGTCTTTACCGCGGTCGGTGAAAGAGCATTCTGCACCGGCGGTAACACAAAGGAGTATGCAGAGTATTATTCCGGTAATCCTCAGGAATACAAGCAGTACATGCGGCTCTTTAATGACATGGTCACAGGTATCCTACTGTGCGACAAACCGGTAATCAACCGAGTCAACGGTCTAAGGGTTGGCGGCGGGCAGGAGATAGGGATGGCATGCGACTATTCGATCGCCGCAGATACGGCCCGCTTTGGACAAGCCGGCCCCAAGCATGGTTCGGCACCAGACGGTGGTTCGACGGACTTTCTGCACCTGTTTGTTGGCATCAACAATGCGATCGAGTCGTGCTCGTTATGTGAACTGTGGTCGGCTCATGCTGCGGTTCGGTTGGGCCTTGTCAACAAGATCGTTCCGGTTATGAAAGATCGCAACGGCAAGTTTATCTCAAACCCGCTCGTGTGCACCGAAGCGTATGACACATGGGGCAACCCCTCGTACGGGGCATTTAAGGTCGGAGAGGAAGGGCAAGCGGCCAAGAAGATCGCATCTGAATGTGAGATCGACCTGACATTGTTGGATCAGGAAACCGAAAGGTTTGCGCACCGATTATCGCTGACAATGCCAGATTGTTTGACCAAGACATTAGAGTCTTTACGAAAGAAAAAGCTCGAGCATTGGCAACGGAACAGCGAGACGAATCGCTCATGGCTCGCTTTGAACATGATGACGGAGGCCAGAGCCGGATTTAGAGCCTTCAACGAAGGGCCAAAGAACAATCGGGAAGTTGATTTCCTGAAATTACGCCGGGCGTTGGCGAATGCCACGCCGTGGGATGATGCACTGATCAACGAGATCATGCCAGTCTGA
- the bcrD gene encoding benzoyl-CoA reductase subunit D: MYYTVGIDVGCDSVKTVVMQFDSDGSGEKLILDDLNKFRKRDLKKVVNESYERVLALKKLRHDDIAYVATTGEGEMVDFRRGHFYSMTAHARGAIFLNPAVRSVVDCGALHSKVMLIDERSKVLSYRMTSQCASGSGQFLENIARYLGVAIDDVGELSLQANNPETVSGICAVLAETDVINMVSRQISTQNILQGIHLSMAARLVNLLRMVNAEGQVLITGGLAKNIGFVSAIQELSDQDKRLNVNIVSEEGAIFAGAIGAAIWGSFRHNVLLAKANSRPVCGSVC, translated from the coding sequence ATGTATTACACGGTCGGGATTGATGTAGGGTGCGACTCCGTTAAAACGGTGGTGATGCAGTTCGACAGTGACGGTAGCGGTGAAAAACTGATACTCGACGATCTAAATAAGTTTCGTAAGCGGGATTTGAAAAAGGTCGTCAATGAGTCTTATGAGCGGGTGTTGGCTTTAAAGAAGCTGCGACATGACGACATTGCCTATGTGGCAACGACCGGCGAAGGGGAAATGGTTGATTTCCGTCGAGGCCATTTCTATTCGATGACAGCCCACGCTCGCGGGGCGATATTTCTAAACCCTGCAGTTCGCTCGGTCGTGGATTGTGGGGCCTTGCACTCGAAAGTCATGTTGATCGATGAGCGTTCAAAGGTATTGTCCTACCGAATGACATCGCAATGCGCGTCCGGTTCAGGACAGTTCCTCGAGAATATCGCACGATATCTCGGCGTAGCCATTGATGACGTCGGCGAGCTCTCATTGCAGGCCAATAACCCAGAGACTGTCTCGGGAATATGTGCGGTATTAGCCGAAACGGATGTCATCAATATGGTGAGCCGGCAGATCTCAACCCAAAATATCTTACAGGGGATCCATCTTTCAATGGCGGCCAGACTTGTCAACTTACTGCGAATGGTAAACGCCGAGGGACAAGTCCTGATAACTGGTGGCTTGGCAAAGAATATTGGTTTCGTCAGCGCGATTCAGGAGTTGTCTGACCAGGACAAGCGTCTTAACGTAAACATTGTAAGTGAAGAGGGTGCTATTTTTGCGGGAGCGATAGGGGCCGCCATTTGGGGCAGTTTCCGTCACAACGTGTTACTAGCGAAAGCGAATAGCCGACCGGTATGCGGTTCCGTCTGTTGA
- the bcrB gene encoding benzoyl-CoA reductase subunit B has protein sequence METTATERREVQKEQSMVLQKKMIGEHFVKLANAKEEGKKVVYTFVPGNLNELIYAFDMVPVHPEINALQSGMRKKSGDYIQEAEKTGHSKDVCTYVKCDIGMMKKGNIGPTGEKIPEPDLLLLSYTGCFTFMKWFELLKQEYKCPVVMLQVPYQGDGEITDTMRDYIVRQLREEVVPALERVSGRKLDEEKLKVLLESSARAEDDLVWVWNSAKNRPSPIDAYFGGVYYIGPIFSAFRGLPECENYYSSLRNEVEDRVAKKLGPTTPEGELNHQRYRIVVEGPPNWTSFREFWKVFSDEGAVMVASTYSKVGGLYELGFRHDAAHPMETLADYCLGCYTNRNLPSRVDLIEKYINEYHADGFLINSIKSCNSFSAGQLMMLRKLEQRTGKAGAFIESDLVDPRYFNAANIKNRMESYFQMIEAKRATV, from the coding sequence ATGGAAACGACAGCAACTGAACGCCGGGAAGTTCAAAAGGAACAGAGCATGGTGCTCCAGAAGAAGATGATCGGAGAGCACTTTGTAAAACTGGCAAATGCCAAAGAGGAGGGCAAGAAGGTGGTCTATACCTTCGTGCCTGGAAATCTTAACGAACTGATCTATGCCTTCGACATGGTGCCGGTCCACCCCGAGATCAATGCCCTACAGTCGGGAATGCGAAAGAAGAGTGGCGACTATATTCAGGAAGCTGAGAAAACAGGCCATTCAAAAGACGTTTGCACTTATGTCAAATGTGATATCGGAATGATGAAGAAAGGCAATATCGGACCAACCGGAGAGAAGATCCCCGAACCGGATCTGCTGCTGTTGAGCTATACCGGGTGCTTCACTTTTATGAAGTGGTTCGAGCTGTTGAAGCAGGAGTACAAATGCCCCGTCGTGATGCTGCAGGTGCCTTATCAGGGTGACGGCGAAATTACCGACACAATGAGAGATTACATAGTCAGGCAATTGCGCGAAGAAGTGGTGCCTGCATTGGAAAGGGTCTCTGGGCGCAAATTGGACGAGGAGAAATTAAAGGTCCTTTTGGAGAGCTCTGCCAGGGCCGAAGACGATCTCGTGTGGGTTTGGAATTCTGCCAAGAACCGTCCCTCGCCCATCGATGCCTACTTCGGCGGGGTTTACTATATTGGGCCGATCTTCAGTGCCTTTAGGGGATTGCCGGAGTGTGAGAACTATTACAGTTCCTTGAGAAATGAGGTCGAAGATCGAGTTGCAAAAAAACTCGGGCCGACGACGCCTGAAGGAGAACTGAATCATCAAAGATACAGGATCGTCGTTGAAGGGCCGCCGAATTGGACCAGCTTTAGAGAATTTTGGAAGGTTTTTTCGGATGAGGGAGCAGTCATGGTTGCCTCGACGTATTCGAAAGTAGGCGGATTATATGAGCTGGGTTTTCGACACGATGCTGCTCATCCGATGGAAACCTTGGCAGATTATTGTCTCGGCTGTTACACGAATCGAAACCTGCCATCCAGGGTAGATCTGATCGAAAAGTACATTAACGAGTATCACGCTGACGGATTTCTGATCAATTCGATCAAAAGCTGTAACTCGTTCTCCGCAGGCCAATTGATGATGTTGAGAAAGCTTGAACAGCGAACGGGAAAGGCAGGTGCGTTTATCGAATCCGACCTGGTCGATCCGCGGTACTTTAATGCAGCCAACATCAAGAACCGGATGGAATCTTATTTCCAGATGATCGAAGCTAAGAGGGCGACGGTATAG
- a CDS encoding benzoyl-CoA reductase subunit A, protein MDCCYIGIDLGSTTTKAVFLDENENILGRGITNSRSNYELACQVAREEAEINARFELLKRKLGGDPRVASQLDSVMDNLACQYALAQHLKQLEALRNEVTSIVKNWIHHKEDTDEYLEAQETIFDFLVLQAYQDFLPGAEVQSDFFRDLATSLYLKQADLVTKERQLSFERLVGVFDAAIIRVENKSFALFYREYLDFARDRVVEMEMFKDLKGNICDAVLDITKKEFNILNTVGTGYGRLTLPFAKEQIRSEILCHGLGAHFMFPDTKTVLDIGGQDTKAIQVDGSGIVTSFQMNDRCAAGCGRYLGYIADEMNMGVHQLGPLAMTSKKAVKINSTCTVFAGAELRERLAYGEKQEDILAGLHRAIILRAMSLLARSGGVSSEFTFTGGVARNEAAIAALKKLIDENYGEIKINISSDSIFTGAVGAALFAKRDPKGVMADLEISKLKATNRAARPVAEQIA, encoded by the coding sequence ATGGATTGCTGTTACATCGGGATCGACTTGGGGTCAACCACAACGAAGGCTGTTTTTCTTGATGAGAATGAGAATATTCTTGGTCGAGGCATAACCAACTCACGGAGCAATTATGAGCTGGCCTGTCAGGTGGCTAGGGAGGAAGCAGAGATCAATGCCCGCTTTGAATTGCTGAAACGTAAACTTGGCGGAGATCCGCGAGTTGCTTCCCAACTCGATTCCGTAATGGACAACCTAGCCTGCCAATATGCATTGGCGCAGCACTTGAAACAACTCGAAGCATTACGCAACGAGGTCACAAGTATTGTTAAGAATTGGATCCATCACAAGGAAGATACTGATGAATATCTCGAAGCACAGGAAACCATTTTCGATTTTCTAGTCTTGCAGGCATATCAAGATTTTCTGCCTGGTGCAGAGGTTCAAAGCGACTTTTTCCGTGATCTGGCTACTAGTCTCTATTTGAAACAGGCTGACCTCGTCACCAAAGAACGACAACTCTCCTTCGAACGTCTTGTTGGTGTCTTTGATGCCGCGATTATCAGGGTCGAGAACAAGAGCTTCGCGTTGTTCTATAGGGAATACCTCGATTTCGCCCGCGATCGTGTGGTTGAGATGGAGATGTTCAAAGATCTGAAGGGCAATATCTGCGATGCGGTTCTTGATATCACAAAAAAAGAATTTAATATCCTGAACACCGTGGGTACAGGCTATGGACGCCTTACACTGCCCTTCGCCAAGGAGCAGATCCGTTCTGAGATCCTATGTCATGGTCTCGGTGCTCATTTTATGTTCCCGGATACCAAGACGGTATTGGATATCGGTGGTCAGGATACTAAGGCAATTCAAGTCGATGGCAGCGGCATTGTTACAAGCTTTCAAATGAATGATCGTTGTGCCGCGGGTTGCGGCCGCTATCTTGGCTACATTGCCGATGAGATGAATATGGGCGTCCATCAACTCGGGCCCCTTGCGATGACATCAAAAAAGGCTGTCAAAATTAACTCGACCTGCACTGTATTTGCAGGAGCTGAATTACGTGAACGCTTGGCTTACGGCGAGAAGCAGGAAGATATTCTGGCCGGGCTTCATCGCGCGATCATTCTGAGAGCGATGTCGCTGCTCGCTCGATCGGGTGGGGTAAGCTCGGAGTTTACGTTTACCGGCGGTGTTGCCAGAAATGAGGCTGCCATCGCTGCACTAAAGAAGTTGATCGATGAAAACTATGGTGAGATCAAGATCAACATCAGTTCCGACAGCATCTTCACCGGAGCGGTCGGTGCTGCATTATTTGCGAAGCGTGATCCGAAGGGGGTAATGGCCGACCTTGAGATCAGCAAACTGAAAGCGACCAACAGAGCTGCCAGGCCGGTGGCGGAACAGATCGCCTAG
- the bcrC gene encoding benzoyl-CoA reductase subunit C has product MRVDEIINQCETLYHDLDLNYVKDWKARHGSKAIGYLPVYVPRELVHAYGMLPVGIMGGGDNLEIIRGDAYFQSYICHLPRSVIELGVTGKLDCLDGVLFPAICDVIRNLSGMWKMEFPDKYVKYLDFPQNFARAGRDYYLSEIGQISQDFEEISGKSITSDDLNRSIRIYNENRRAIRELYDLRSEMPHRALTVEVYLLARAGNILEVTEHTKLLREYISAVRDCDRPHLDNVRVVVTGAFCEQPPLSLVRALENSGCYIVDDDWMLCNRYQTCDIPETDEPLRAIVDSYLSNTVSTASRYDDSEDKGKYLADMVRDREAEGVVFAAPSFCDPALLERPMLQSVLGRENIPYTAFKYAENTGQIQVIKEQTGTFADSIKLWGGE; this is encoded by the coding sequence ATGCGAGTTGACGAGATCATCAATCAATGTGAAACCCTCTATCACGATCTCGATCTGAATTATGTCAAGGATTGGAAGGCGAGGCATGGTTCAAAGGCGATTGGCTATCTGCCGGTTTATGTGCCCAGGGAATTGGTCCATGCTTACGGCATGCTGCCGGTGGGTATTATGGGTGGCGGAGACAATCTCGAAATTATTCGGGGCGATGCATACTTCCAGTCGTACATTTGTCATCTACCACGTTCCGTGATCGAACTTGGCGTTACAGGCAAACTCGATTGTCTCGATGGCGTGTTATTTCCGGCAATTTGTGACGTTATCCGGAATCTGAGCGGTATGTGGAAGATGGAGTTTCCTGACAAGTATGTCAAGTATCTGGATTTTCCACAGAATTTTGCAAGAGCGGGAAGAGACTACTACCTGAGCGAGATCGGACAGATATCGCAGGACTTTGAGGAGATTTCCGGTAAATCGATTACTTCGGACGATCTTAATAGGTCGATCCGCATTTATAACGAGAATCGTCGTGCGATCCGGGAACTCTATGACCTTCGTTCAGAAATGCCGCATCGGGCTTTGACTGTCGAGGTCTATTTGCTGGCCAGGGCCGGAAACATCCTTGAAGTTACCGAACATACAAAACTCCTGAGGGAGTATATCAGCGCCGTGAGAGATTGTGACCGTCCGCACCTTGATAACGTCAGGGTGGTCGTGACGGGGGCATTCTGCGAACAGCCGCCTTTGTCGCTTGTAAGGGCTTTGGAGAATAGCGGCTGCTACATCGTCGATGATGACTGGATGTTATGCAATCGCTATCAGACATGTGATATTCCGGAAACCGATGAGCCGTTGCGGGCCATCGTTGATAGCTACTTGAGTAATACGGTTTCTACCGCTTCCCGTTACGATGATAGTGAGGATAAAGGAAAGTATCTCGCCGATATGGTTCGCGACCGAGAAGCCGAGGGGGTTGTTTTTGCCGCTCCCAGCTTCTGCGATCCCGCGCTATTGGAGAGACCAATGCTTCAAAGTGTATTAGGCCGAGAGAATATTCCGTACACTGCCTTTAAGTATGCGGAGAATACCGGACAAATTCAGGTAATCAAAGAGCAGACCGGCACCTTTGCCGACTCGATAAAGCTCTGGGGAGGCGAATAA